The following are encoded in a window of uncultured Sphaerochaeta sp. genomic DNA:
- a CDS encoding GNAT family N-acetyltransferase, with product MEQTVIYLEPGSASLATNQGYLAMCKHIRREVFVRGQGVSEAIDFDGKDPDCGHLLLLIGDEAVGTVRIRVTEKGTKLERIAVLSTYRGLHYGELLVRCALSVAHGPVYIHAQIQSEGFYQKLGFVAEDQSIFYEANIPHRTMIWPHEEGVAPCPITIPS from the coding sequence ATGGAACAGACTGTCATATACCTTGAACCAGGGAGTGCTTCCCTGGCTACCAATCAGGGCTATCTTGCAATGTGCAAGCACATACGACGTGAAGTTTTCGTCAGAGGACAAGGCGTAAGCGAGGCCATCGACTTCGACGGGAAAGATCCCGACTGTGGTCATCTCCTGCTGCTCATCGGTGATGAAGCAGTAGGGACTGTACGTATCCGAGTGACAGAAAAAGGGACCAAGCTGGAACGCATTGCTGTGCTCTCCACCTATCGTGGATTGCATTATGGAGAGCTCTTGGTGCGTTGTGCCTTGAGCGTTGCCCATGGGCCAGTCTATATCCATGCCCAGATTCAGAGTGAGGGATTTTATCAGAAGCTTGGCTTTGTTGCAGAAGATCAGAGTATCTTCTATGAAGCAAACATCCCGCACCGAACCATGATCTGGCCCCACGAAGAAGGAGTTGCACCTTGCCCTATCACAATACCATCGTAA
- a CDS encoding NAD(P)H-dependent glycerol-3-phosphate dehydrogenase yields the protein MPYHNTIVIAGAGVFGTAMAERLSWNTNNTVILWSIEKDVVEDINKNHRNTKYFPTHFLNTSIRATSDKQIFRSADCILLVIPSKVIVSFTEEIKAYTKEDCLVINLAKGMSDDGAFITEQIPFPRTASMKGPTFAIEVLHGLPSSFTFGGKREDYDRFKREVLKDTGLYLDYTEDIRSVELMSILKNMYAIAIGLVSGRFNSPNVDFLIYTKAVGEMRRFLSLFGCSTETIFCYCGLGDLGLTSLNDLSRNRTLGLLMGKGFSIDNSGSSATVIEGSRTVKLMGELTRDRHVEEEFPLVQALYRMMYEHENLNDYMRAVFN from the coding sequence TTGCCCTATCACAATACCATCGTAATTGCAGGAGCCGGCGTGTTTGGCACCGCCATGGCTGAACGGCTCTCTTGGAATACCAACAATACCGTCATCCTCTGGTCCATTGAAAAGGACGTCGTAGAGGATATCAATAAAAACCATCGGAATACCAAGTACTTCCCTACCCACTTCCTGAACACCAGTATCAGGGCAACGAGTGACAAGCAGATTTTCCGCAGTGCTGACTGCATACTTCTTGTCATCCCCTCAAAGGTCATCGTCTCTTTCACCGAGGAGATTAAGGCATATACGAAGGAAGATTGTCTTGTAATAAACCTGGCAAAGGGTATGAGTGATGATGGGGCATTTATCACTGAACAGATTCCCTTTCCCAGAACAGCAAGCATGAAGGGACCAACCTTCGCAATTGAAGTTCTGCATGGACTACCCTCTTCCTTTACCTTTGGGGGCAAGAGAGAGGACTATGACCGTTTCAAGAGAGAAGTACTCAAGGACACCGGTCTCTACCTGGACTACACTGAAGATATCCGCTCAGTCGAGCTCATGAGTATCCTGAAGAACATGTATGCCATTGCAATCGGACTGGTCAGTGGGCGGTTCAACTCACCGAATGTGGACTTTCTCATCTATACGAAGGCAGTTGGAGAAATGCGTCGTTTTCTCAGCCTTTTCGGCTGCAGCACTGAGACCATCTTCTGCTACTGCGGTCTTGGAGACCTGGGACTGACCAGTCTCAATGACCTCTCCAGGAACAGGACGCTCGGCCTCTTGATGGGAAAGGGGTTCTCCATCGACAACAGTGGGAGCTCTGCCACGGTCATAGAAGGAAGCAGGACTGTCAAGCTGATGGGAGAACTCACCCGCGACAGACACGTGGAAGAAGAGTTCCCCCTAGTACAAGCACTGTATCGGATGATGTATGAACATGAGAATCTCAACGACTATATGAGAGCGGTGTTTAACTAA